Proteins encoded together in one Carya illinoinensis cultivar Pawnee chromosome 3, C.illinoinensisPawnee_v1, whole genome shotgun sequence window:
- the LOC122305601 gene encoding cytochrome P450 71AU50-like, which translates to MAWTWTIIAVIVMLAAYLLRECAWKSRNQIKKLPPGPRRFPVFGNLHLLMGEFPHRDLHRLAQKHGPIMYLRLGLKPAIVVSSPQAAELFLKAHDHVFASRPTLETAKHISYDQKSLVLAPYGSYWRNIRKMCSLELLTSHKISSFRSTRKEELGLLINFLQEAAANCVVVDLSAKVFSLNANMACRMVVGKKYMDNDLGLRGLKDIMQEVMQLSAAPNLADCIPSIASLDCQGLTRRMKAVSKIVNDFLEKIIDEHVQSKDENKTNDFVDTMLNLVGSKELEYNIERSNIKAITSDMLVGSVDTSATAIEWVLSELMNHPRVMKKLQKELENVVGLERMVEEADLDRLKYLEMVVKETFRLHPVAPLLIPHQGMKDCTINGFHIPRNSRILINTWAIGRDPSVWNDAEVFFPERFVGSSIDLRGRDFELLPFVSGRRGCPGMQLGLLVVRLVIAQLIHCFDWELPDNMLPTELDMTEEFGLSAPRAKHLLDIPAYRLHE; encoded by the exons ATGGCTTGGACATGGACGATAATTGCAGTAATAGTTATGCTTGCAGCTTATCTCTTGCGAGAGTGCGCATGGAAAAGCAGGAACCAGATTAAGAAATTGCCACCTGGTCCAAGAAGGTTTCCTGTTTTTGGGAACCTTCATTTGTTAATGGGGGAATTCCCTCATCGAGATCTACATCGACTAGCTCAAAAACATGGCCCTATCATGTACTTGCGTTTGGGCTTGAAACCTGCCATTGTTGTCTCCTCCCCTCAAGCGGCCGAGCTGTTCCTCAAAGCACATGACCATGTGTTTGCTAGTAGACCAACCTTGGAGACAGCAAAGCACATCTCTTATGACCAAAAGAGCTTGGTACTTGCTCCGTATGGCTCTTACTGGCGCAACATACGCAAGATGTGTTCCTTGGAACTGCTTACTAGCCATAAAATCAGTTCTTTCAGATCCACGAGAAAAGAAGAGCTTGGTCTACTGATAAACTTTCTTCAAGAGGCCGCTGCTAACTGTGTTGTTGTTGATCTCAGTGCCAAAGTTTTCTCTCTCAACGCCAATATGGCTTGCCGTATGGTCGTTGGGAAGAAGTACATGGACAATGATCTCGGTTTGAGGGGGCTCAAGGATATAATGCAAGAGGTGATGCAGTTATCAGCAGCTCCTAACCTAGCTGATTGCATTCCTTCTATTGCTTCCCTCGACTGTCAGGGGTTGACACGACGCATGAAGGCAGTTAGCAAGATCGTAAACGACTTTTTGGAGAAGATCATAGATGAGCATGTCCAATCCAAGGACGAAAATAAGACAAATGACTTCGTTGATACCATGTTGAACTTGGTGGGATCTAAAGAATTAGAGTACAATATTGAACGGTCCAACATTAAAGCCATAACTtcg GACATGTTGGTTGGCTCAGTGGACACATCGGCAACAGCAATTGAGTGGGTACTCTCAGAACTAATGAATCATCCGCGGGTAATGAAGAAACTTCAAAAGGAGCTGGAAAATGTGGTGGGCTTGGAGAGGATGGTGGAGGAAGCAGACTTGGATAGGTTGAAGTACTTGGAAATGGTTGTAAAGGAAACCTTCAGGCTACATCCAGTAGCACCACTTTTGATTCCTCACCAGGGCATGAAAGATTGCACCATTAATGGTTTCCATATACCAAGGAACTCTAGAATCCTGATAAACACATGGGCAATTGGGAGAGACCCAAGTGTTTGGAATGATGCAGAAGTGTTCTTCCCGGAAAGGTTTGTTGGGAGTAGCATAGATCTCAGGGGACGCGACTTCGAACTCCTCCCATTTGTCTCCGGCAGAAGAGGTTGCCCAGGGATGCAATTGGGCCTACTAGTTGTACGGCTGGTGATTGCACAACTTATCCACTGCTTTGATTGGGAACTTCCTGATAACATGCTCCCAACTGAGTTGGACATGACCGAGGAGTTCGGCCTTTCAGCTCCTAGAGCCAAGCATCTACTTGACATTCCGGCTTATCGCCTGCACGAATAA
- the LOC122303562 gene encoding cytochrome P450 71AU50-like, producing MAWSLGWTWTILSLIMLAYLLQEYWVWKSRNKNRKLPPGPRGFPIFGNLHMLGEFPHQDLHRLAKKHGPIMYLQLGFVPVIVVSSPEAAELFLKTHDLVFASRPSHEAAKLISYEQKNLSFSPYGSYWRNVRKMCTLELLSKLKINSFKSMRKQELGSLVKFLQEAAANCAVVDLSAKVSSFSSDMSCRMVLGKKYMDNDFDERGFRALIQEGMELLAVPNLGDYIPCIAPVDLQGLKRRMKAISKIYDDFLEKIIDEHVQSKDENKTKDFVDVMLSFMGSEESEYLIERPNIKAIILDLLAASMDTSATAIDWALSELMKHPRIMKKLQKELENVVGLKRMVEEADLDRLDYLSMVVKETFRLHPVVPLLLPHEAREDCTVNGFHIPRKSRIIINVWAIGRDPRVWSDAEKFFPERFLGRNIDLRGHDFQLIPFGSGRRGCPGMQLGLTVVRLVIAQLMHCFDWVLPNNILPTELDMTEEFGLTVPRAKHLLAIPTYRLQD from the exons ATGGCTTGGAGCCTTGGTTGGACATGGACAATACTCTCACTCATTATGCTTGCTTATCTCCTGCAAGAATATTGGGTATGGAAAAGCAGGAACAAGAACAGGAAATTACCTCCTGGTCCAAGAGGATTTCCTATTTTTGGGAATCTTCATATGTTGGGGGAATTCCCTCACCAAGATCTGCATCGATTAGCCAAAAAACACGGCCCCATCATGTACTTGCAATTAGGCTTTGTCCCTGTTATTGTTGTCTCATCTCCTGAAGCTGCCGAGCTGTTCCTCAAAACACATGACCTTGTATTTGCAAGTAGACCATCGCATGAGGCTGCCAAGCTTATCTCTTATGAGCAAAAGAACTTGTCCTTTTCTCCATACGGCTCTTACTGGCGCAACGTACGCAAGATGTGCACGCTCGAATTGCTCAGCAAACTTAAAATCAATTCTTTCAAATCCATGAGAAAACAAGAGCTTGGCTCACTGGTAAAGTTTCTTCAAGAGGCGGCTGCTAATTGTGCTGTAGTCGATCTCAGCGCGAAGGTTTCATCATTCAGCTCGGATATGAGTTGTCGTATGGTGTTGGGGAAGAAGTACATGGATAACGATTTTGATGAGAGGGGATTCAGGGCTCTAATCCAGGAGGGAATGGAGCTTTTAGCAGTCCCCAACCTTGGTGATTACATTCCTTGTATTGCTCCCGTTGACCTTCAGGGGTTGAAACGACGCATGAAGGCTATAAGTAAGATATATGATGACTTTTTGGAGAAGATCATCGATGAGCATGTCCAATCCAAGGACGAAAATAAGACTAAGGACTTTGTTGACGTCATGTTGAGTTTCATGGGATCTGAAGAATCTGAGTACCTTATTGAACGTCCAAACATCAAAGCAATCATTTTG GACTTGCTTGCAGCCTCAATGGACACTTCAGCAACAGCAATTGATTGGGCACTCTCAGAACTGATGAAGCATCCACGTATAATGAAGAAACTTCAAAAGGAGCTGGAAAATGTGGTGGGCTTGAAGAGGATGGTAGAGGAAGCAGACTTGGATAGATTGGATTACTTGAGTATGGTTGTAAAGGAAACCTTCAGGCTACATCCAGTAGTACCACTTTTGCTTCCTCATGAGGCCAGGGAAGATTGCACAGTTAATGGTTTCCACATACCCAGGAAGTCTAGAATCATAATAAACGTATGGGCAATTGGGAGAGACCCAAGAGTTTGGAGTGATGCAGAGAAGTTCTTCCCGGAGAGGTTTCTTGGTAGAAACATAGATCTCAGGGGACATGACTTCCAACTAATCCCATTTGGTTCTGGCAGAAGAGGCTGCCCAGGGATGCAATTGGGTCTGACTGTGGTTCGGCTAGTGATAGCACAACTTATGCATTGCTTTGATTGGGTTCTTCCAAACAACATACTCCCAACTGAGTTGGACATGACTGAAGAGTTTGGTCTCACAGTTCCTAGAGCCAAGCATCTACTTGCCATTCCTACTTATCGGCTTCAAGATTGA